CACAAAATTACCCGTCTCTTAAGGCTTATTGTGTCTTCCTAACgccaaattttaatttggactTCATAcaatcaaacttaaattaattatataataaataaaatatatttattatatacacaatttttaaaaaatgatcaatcacatactaaatataatatatttattttgtaattgatttgattcaatcaaatttaattcaaataagaattttttcttcCTAACCTTAAAACACCCTtaagattaatatataataatattagtaaaataaccttcgattaattaaattatttttaagcgCAAAAATGTTAACTAAAAAGTTAGATTTTTActttaacttaattaaaatattttactatcgTGTGCGCAGAACAAAAAGGTTTATTGATTGCGATTGCTCTATTATCTTAATACTATTTAGGtgatttattgattattttagtCATGACATCTAGAAGTCATGGTGATGAATGCTTTATCTATATGTGTTTGCGAAAGTGTCTCCAACGTTAATTCATAGGAGTTTGGTAATGAGGTATTATCAAGTaggggtaaattatatattgggGAAGCGTTGACGTGCAGACTGATATGACGTATGATGAATGATAGATATTCCAAATCGGACCCATacccaaataattatatatgtagttAAGCTAGCAATGCTTATATAGTAACGTACACAATCAATTTCCAGGTTAGTTGTTAGTGCAGCGAAATGTCTTAACGCGTCACTCAAAttgttcaattttcttgatgatgATATAATTAGATAGTTATGCCTAAATTCACACACAAACTGATGATATGAggcacaatatatattaagattgtgtaaaaatgccaaaagtatttaatttcacATCCCAATTCTCAAAACATTAACTTTTGGATGTACATTTTTATATCAGATCTATGTGTTTAATTTACGGGTTAGGTCTTTAATATCATACTGTTGAATAATTGaaatgcaatatattattatatataaatagttcaAAAGTTAAAGTTGTAGCTAGGTATGCGAGTAAAATCCTTCtcctataatatttttagatgtaTAACATCCTTAATTTGAATGTCGGATGATTATAATTGaactgcaaatgatataatttatgaatatgagttatatattaaattattaatttgaataattatcgacttcattaattgaaaaatcataaataaccCGCATTAAATTCCAACAAAATGGGCCCTACGACCCTTGGAAGCAGGTGACGTCTTCTTACCACTTacatttttctacttttttcaTTGGCAAGCCATTATTTTTGCGATTGTTTACTGATTGAAGCATGGGAGTACTAACGCGTTTTGGCTTGCAAAGCTACAAATTCAAAGATCTCGAGTTAAaatcattaaaagaaaagaaaacaacagaaacaaaaataccACACCAAATTTAGGGAgctaaaatgatatttttcctGAATAGTAAGTTGGTATCCTTGGTATGGATGAAATGAAACAGGAATATATTAAGTGCAATTTggataattatgatttaaataaattgagagGAATAAAGGGTTGTGATAAAAGGCGTTAGCCGGCATAAAAAAGGCAAGAGGGGCAAGTAGAGTGTTatcaaagtatatatattccatCTCCATCTTTGAGAGGACATTTGcatttatatcaaaacaagaaaactcCTGTTGCCTGCTAACTTTTGTTGAATTTCTATGCCTTTCTTTCTCCCACTTGCTTTGTCCATTACCACAATATCTCAATCACCATCTctcttaattcatatattattatgatctTCACTATAAACCACCAATACAACCCCCTTtccttaactttttttaattttaaagattgGACTGTATTTTAtggaatattattttttttattcaatatctgaaaatgcatattatttagcactattattttcttatatatgtttaattcaattctttaatttcatttttttttatatatattatccgTAAGGATAGTAATGCTACACAATGAGTATCATTGAGAccttattgaattttttgttatatagaaCTAATCTCATCAtgtattctttctttctttctttcagaTTACAAACGTAATCTGTCTATGAACTCCAAGAATTTGatttcactaaaaaaatataataattctgTCCATAAACACTACATGCTAAGTAATTATTTcgcaaaaataatttatcacatACAAAacccttattatttatatatatatatatatgtgtgtgtgtgtgtaaattATCAGTAAAACGAGGGAACAATTAAGAGTCCATCAATGCTTCTTCAAGAACTCTACAAAATATATCCAAGTAtataaaaaactgaaaaataaagtatttttaggGGAAACAGAAAACTAGTTGCATCTCAAATCTCCAACAATTCTCTGTGCCAAATTGATCGCAATGATGCAATTCATCTCCGCAGACTTCTTCCTCTTCAGCACCTTCAACAGCTCCACCTTCCCACTCAATCTACCCCCACTGTTCACCGTCAAAACCCCCGAGCTCAAGTCGCTCCCCAGCTGCGCCCCGTTCTGCAACCCTGCCGACGACAACTCCACCACCGTGATCAACCTCTTCGTCGACCGCGCTTTGGCACTCGAACCGGGGATGAAAGCCGACCCCACCACCGCTCCGTTGTAGTAGAACGCGACGTTGGTGTCCTCGTATTTGAACTGCCCGAAATTCGTGTTTTTTACGCTGACCTGGGCGGTCATCCGTATGTTGAACGACGGATTGGAGGCGGCGGAAGAGTACTCGAAGGTGTCGAACGAGGCGGCGCTGACTCGGAACTTGGGGGCCCTGATCCTCATGATGGTGAGGGCGAAGAGAAGTATGATTGCGGTTTGGAAGACGATGAAGAGGAAGATGTAGAGTAAGCATTTATTGCGTTTTTTCCGGCGGAGTTCTCTGGACTGCTGGGCGGCGGCGCCGGATTCTTGGTTCTCAGCCATCGAACCAATTTACGAGTATTTCGGAGGGAAAACAGGAAAGATTATGCGAGGTTGATGTTGAAGTTTGCAATTGATGATGAGAATACCAAGTACTCGACTGGAAAGTGAGGAGTGtcagtgtatatatataaactgaagCAGTAGAGAAGTGATGAAGAATAAATGAGAGATGAATAGATCAAGGAAACTAAGCACCAAATTAAGtactctaaattttttatccaaattaaatttaatatatttattacataattaatttttaaaaaaatatatattaattatataattaattcaaagatGATGAAACCAGACCTAAGTTAAGAGCGTGCATGGAGTGTGAGTTCCTTTCTAGTTATTACCGCAGATGTAGCTAACATGGGTCAAGTGTCAAGTGAAGAAACGCGTTGGAACTTGCTGAGTGACATTTTGAGACATTGTGGACCTCATAGAAGCTTCTTTCACTTAtctactttttaattatttatattttccctAATTAATCAATGTAATACAATCTCTTTTGATTGGTACTCGTATTTTATCATAGTGGAGAAGGTTGGAAGAtggatttttaatattaaatattttttctctcagacatatatttttaatcttatagaATGTGCgatttaacattttcaatcttttattttatgaattttttatatattataagcaaataaaaaatcagagACGAAATTTTTTTAGcgacaatattaaattatatatatttagtgataagaatttttattttgttataataataaattttaaagttttaatagtcataattatttagtaaaaattataattcaagaaaattagtGACCTAATTTTGTTCATTAAATTGTCGTTGGTGACAATTAGTAACACATGCATAATGACAATGATCATTTATTAGATCACTTATTATCATTAAGttgctattatatatatgttactaATTATCTATAACGACACATATGTctgaattttttcaatattatgactatattaaaattttcaaaccaatAATCATGAAATAGATacaatacatttttatataatcgATCGCACTTTAAAATAACACAGAAACGATAGAAACAGTACAAGTCAAGATTCAAACTAAGCCTCCTCACGCGTTCCCTTAAacctagagagagagagagagagtcaaATCTTTGAGTCTGGCTGCATTCTTCAACAATACTTTTACCattctctctatatatatgactTCCACTTCCCACTCATCACCACCACTTCTCTCCATCTCCTTAGACCATAAACCACAACGATACCTTTCTTTTACGCAAACAACTTCATCAgtttctcattttctcttcGATTTTCTTCATGGCTGAGAAGCAACCTCAATTAGCATACCCCGTGGCTCCCGCCGCCAATGGCTACACCCGAAGCGACGCTGAGGCCGGCGCCGCAGCCCACGACGCCAGAGAGCAGCGCAAGAAGAAGCGCACAAAATGCTTGCTCTACATCGTCCTCTTCGCCATCTTCCAAGCCGGTGTCATAGCCATATTCGCGGTAACCATTATGAAAGTCAGAACCCCAAGGTTCCGCGTCCGCTCAGCCACGTTCGAGAACTTCAACGTCGGCAACCCGGCCAGTCCCGCTTTCAGCGCCAGGATGAACGCCGAGCTCGGAGTCAAGAACGCCAACTTCGGCCGCTACAAGTACCGGAACACCACCGTTGTATTCTTTTACAGGGGCACGCCGGTGGGCCAGGCTATTCTGCGGAATTCTCGCGTGAACTGGAGAGCGACGAAGAAAATCGATGTGGCGGTGGATCTGAGTTTGGGAAACGCGGCGGCGAACTCTCAGCTGGGCAGCGATTTGAGCGCGGGGATTGTGCCGATCACGAGCCAGGCTAGAATGACGGGGAGAGTGGAGTTGGTATTCGTgatgaagaagaacaaagcgACGGAGATGAACTGTAATATGGAAATTGTGACGGCTACGCAGCAACTTAGGAATATTGTCtgcaaatgatttttttttttttctattaccAGTACTCCGGTTTGTGGGCTGTATTCATAGTATGATTTTGTAGCCCGTTTTggttttctttcccttttttttttgttttggtttgtGGGCTGCATTCATTTTCGCACTGTAATAATTcttgttatatatacatatacatttaCATGGCAGTTGGGATCAATTTGAAGAACAGATGCAAGGGTAGAGATGAAggaatttaaatgaaaaatatctttcttgttattttaataaaaaagagatgATAACGATTAAATTTAGTAGTTGGTGGCAGTTAGGGTATAAAGTTTGCAGCTGAGCTTTGAAGGCAGATGATTAGTTAGAGGAAAGGAATTAGAGGGGAAAAGCGAGgataaaaatggaaataacACAAGAACGTCAATGAAGTGTGTGTAGGAAGTCATATATGCAATAATGCTGGCCAGCCTATACTTGGGACATTTGCTATACATAAGTCTGCAGTTGAAAAATTCGATATTGCCCATGTAATAGACCTCATCACTAACCTAGTCAATTTTGGACCACAATTCTCCCTAATTAAATcatcctctttctttttatactcTTATCaagatgatttattttatttgtacaaGTTGCAGCAGATCTAAATCTTTAGTCTgaatcaattcattttttttttctgacatatatatttttcaatatcatcaataaattacaacattaaaaaacataattaaatgcataaaaatttcaatattaaagAATGCATTGAAAAAGGCAATTAATAGCAAATTGAGGCTACTATAAAAGGAAATAACTcaaattctcaaaatatttttttatatatgaagaTCTTTTCGggcttgattaattaatttcatcattgaAATAACGCGgcattcatattttctttttcatttgatatatatatatatatatatatttcatgtgtaaaattaaagaaaagttgTATTTACATTGAAAGATTTGAAGTTAAGAATTCAAGTTCCGTAGGATTTgctcataattcaaaattacaattttctctcATACATGATGAGCAACGGCAATTTATGCAAAAGTACATGACCATCTTAATagattcaaataaatcataaacaCATTAactattttcttctaaattcaATCAGTAAAATCGCGGTCCCATAACTTTAAGATTGTGGATTCGAACCCTACTAACGTATGAGATGTTTCTTCTTTAATGTAAATATtagttagatataattatcagatattgataaataatatataattattattgttgttaatattcattagatattaaaatttgatattaatgattataatcaacttatttaaaaatactaatctATCGTTTccactaaaaataaataaacaaacaatcGAGGGCTTAATTAACaacaaattctaaaaattaaaagaagtagaagaaaattaacaacaaattttaattgcaATTGAAGTTGGCAACGGCACGCTTCCTCGTATCCACATCCATAGTACAATTCATGGTTCCcgtcttcttctttttaacAATCATAAACAGATGAACCCTTCCTTCCAACGTTGCATGGCTGGACACCGTGACCCTACCCGAATTCAGGTCTCTGCCCAGCAACGGATCCTTCTTCGACTCCACATCCACCGTCACGTTCAGTTTCTTAGTGGACCGCGCTCCGGCACCCGACCCGGTAATCACGCCACTGCCGACTACGTTCCCCCGGTAAACTATTGAAATCGCGCTTTCAGAGAATTTGAATTCCCCGAAATTCGTATTTTTTACCGTCACTTGAGTGTTGAGCCTCATGCTGAGAGACGGCTGAGTCGACGTTGTGGAATTTAACGTTAGCGCTTCGACGGTCAGGGATCCAAACCGGACTTTTGGTGTTCTTACGCGCAGGAATACTAGAACAAAGACTGTTATCATTAGGATATGTAGTATAATTGCTGTGACAGTGAATGTTAGGCATTTTCTGCTTCCCGTAGGCATTTTTGTGTTGTCTACTTGTAATTTGGGAAGATGGAATCAGACAATTATGGCAAGAAATGTACAAAGATTTATGTTGTCGTTGAGAAAATAATGTGtctgaataattttatagggtgaccaaaaaaagaaaaaagggggaGGGGGAATAATTTTGTAAGAGGCGAAGAGTTTGGTATAATACTATGAAGGACTTGCTGATTTATTCTTGCTTTGCTACTTTGGTTAGCTTTTTGTTGGGCCCGTTTGAAGCTATATATTGCAAATtggtattatattttatataaatatgttatgtgtaaaatattttttatgaaaaatacaaataatgtGAATTATATGTGTAGTGATATATATAGGTAAAATGCAAGAGGAATTTGATAGAAGcctataa
This region of Sesamum indicum cultivar Zhongzhi No. 13 linkage group LG4, S_indicum_v1.0, whole genome shotgun sequence genomic DNA includes:
- the LOC105160691 gene encoding late embryogenesis abundant protein At1g64065-like translates to MITVFVLVFLRVRTPKVRFGSLTVEALTLNSTTSTQPSLSMRLNTQVTVKNTNFGEFKFSESAISIVYRGNVVGSGVITGSGAGARSTKKLNVTVDVESKKDPLLGRDLNSGRVTVSSHATLEGRVHLFMIVKKKKTGTMNCTMDVDTRKRAVANFNCN
- the LOC105160689 gene encoding late embryogenesis abundant protein At1g64065-like, whose amino-acid sequence is MAENQESGAAAQQSRELRRKKRNKCLLYIFLFIVFQTAIILLFALTIMRIRAPKFRVSAASFDTFEYSSAASNPSFNIRMTAQVSVKNTNFGQFKYEDTNVAFYYNGAVVGSAFIPGSSAKARSTKRLITVVELSSAGLQNGAQLGSDLSSGVLTVNSGGRLSGKVELLKVLKRKKSAEMNCIIAINLAQRIVGDLRCN
- the LOC105160690 gene encoding uncharacterized protein LOC105160690, translating into MAEKQPQLAYPVAPAANGYTRSDAEAGAAAHDAREQRKKKRTKCLLYIVLFAIFQAGVIAIFAVTIMKVRTPRFRVRSATFENFNVGNPASPAFSARMNAELGVKNANFGRYKYRNTTVVFFYRGTPVGQAILRNSRVNWRATKKIDVAVDLSLGNAAANSQLGSDLSAGIVPITSQARMTGRVELVFVMKKNKATEMNCNMEIVTATQQLRNIVCK